AGGCGATCACTGAAGAGAGCCCGATCATGAAAGCGGAAAAAGAAAGCCGTGAGCGCAAAGCTGCCCGTGCAGAGCGCACCGAGCGTCGCGAGCGCGCCGGAGAAGAGAAAGCTTCTTCCGACGCTGCAGAAGCTTCTTCCGATAACGCTGAAAGCGAAGAGTAAGGGGATTATCAGATGGCACGTTTTTTCCGTCGTCGCAAGTTCTGCCGTTTCACCGCTGAAGGTGTTAAGCGTATCGACTACAAAGATCTCGATACCCTGAAAGCCTACATCTCCGAGACTGGCAAAATTGTTCCTAGCCGTATTACCGGTACCAAAGCCAAGTATCAGCGTCAGCTGGCCTCTGCGGTCAAGCGCGCTCGCTACCTGGCCCTGCTGCCGTACACGGACAGCCACGAAGCCTAAGCCGCAGTTTGCTTAGACTCATTAATAGAGAAGCTATCTAGATATGCGCGCCGTAGCTGAATTTATTATGCGCGGACGCGTCAGGGCGGTAATCCTCACCATGTTGGGGATTCCGCTGATAAGCCCGGCAATTCTCGCTCTGGTGAGTTTGCGCCGAGGCAGCAGTGACGGCCTGATGGTTTTGGCCTGGGCTCTGTTGCCGATTGTCGTTATGGGTATGAGTGGTCATGTACCACCACTGGTGACTGGTATATCCGCAGGCCATTTTGTTGCAGTTTTTTGCGGCGCCATGGCATTGCGCAGCAGTCGCTCCTGGGCCGCTGGCCTGGTGGCTGTAACGGCGGCATCAGCAGCAGGCATATTGCTGACCTCTCTCTTCAGTGGAGGACTGATGCAAGGGTTCTTGCAGGCAGTCGAGAATGCAGCGGAACAGCCCAATACTGTTCCAATGGATGAACTGAAGCAGATATTTTCGGGTGAATTGCAAATTACCGGTTACCTGGGCCTGATATCGGCGATGAGCGCCACATTGGCTCTGGTACTGGGGCGTTACTGGCAGGCCCTGCTGTACAACCCCGGCGGTTTCCGCCAGGAGTTCCACCAGCTGCGCCTGCCCCTGTGGCTGTCAGCGACAAGTATGTTGTTGTGGGTAGTCAGCTTGGTAACCCCAGGCTACGCATTTTGGGGAGCGGTGATTGCGTTCCCGATGGTGGTAGCTGGTATTGCCCTGGTCCACTGGCTGGTTGCCAGTCGCGGTTGGGGGGTAGGTCCCCTGGTGGCGATGTACATCATGCTGGTGATTGGAGGGCTGCCCCTGGCAGGCTTCCTCTGCGGCCTGGCCCTGGTAGATAGCTGGATAGATATTCGCGGACGCTCTTCCAAATAAGCGCGCCCGCACAATACAGAAATTGAGGAAACCGAGATGGAAGTTATTCTGCTCGATAAAGTAGGCAAACTGGGCAACGTGGGTGACCGCGTTGATGTTAAAGCCGGTTTTGGCCGCAATTTCCTGCTGCCGACTGGTAAGGCAATTGCTGCTACCGCCGCTAACATTGCTGAGTTCGAAGCTAAGCGCGCTGAACTGGAAGCCGCTGCCGCTGCTAAGCTGGCTGAAGCTGAGAGCCGCGCTACCAAGCTGGCCGATCTGGTTGTTACCATCGCTGCTAACGCTGGCGACGAAGGCAAGCTGTTCGGTTCTATCGGCACTCGCGACATCGCTGAAGCGATCTCCGCTGGTGGCGTTGAAGTAGCTAAAGCTGAAGTTAAGCTGCCGGAAGGCGCGCTGCGCGAAGTGGGCGAGTACGACGTAGACGTACAGCTGCACTCCGACGTAATTGCTGCAGTTAAAGTCGTTATCGAAGCCGAGTAAGGTTTTGCTGACGAACGGTTGGTGCTTCGGGCGCCAGCCGCGCTACAATCGGGCGCTGCACCCTATCGGGTCCAGCGCCTGTTTTGTTTTTACTATCCAGTAAAGTTCCATGATCGACGAAAACGCCGCCCCTGAAGAAGAGATCCACAGCGAAGAGAGTTCACCCCTGCCGCATTCGGTAGAGGCGGAGCAGTCTGTGCTCGGCGGCCTGATGCTAGACCCGGGCCGTATTGATGCCGTTGCCGAACAGCTGAGTGAAGAGGATTTCTTCAGCGCCAGTCACCGCAAGATCTTTGCGGTTATGGGCGAGCTGAGTAATGGCGAACAGCCCCTGGATATCGTTACCCTCGCCGAAGGCCTCGCCAGCCGCGACCTGCTCGGTGAAGTGGGTGGCCCTGCCTACCTGGCGGAATTGGCCGAAAATACCCCCTCCGCAGCGAATATCGTCGCCTACGCCAAGATCGTGCGTGAGCGCTCTATGCTGCGCCAGTTGATCGCCGCCGCCGGTGAGATCAGCCGCACCAGTTTTAATCCCGGTGGCCTCGCTTCCGCCGATCTGCTGCAGATGGCCGAGCGCCGCGTGGCGGAAATCGCCGAGGGGCGCGCCAAAGAGGGCGGCTTTGTCGGCGTGGATACCCTGCTGAAAAAGACCGTCGAGCGCATCGATGAGCTGTTCAAGACCGAGGGTGATATCACCGGTATCAGTACCGGTCTTACCGAATTGGACCAGCGCACCTCCGGCTGGCAGCCGGGCGAACTGGTTATTCTCGCCGCGCGTCCCTCCATGGGTAAGACCGCACTGGCATTGAATTTTATTGAGAGCGCCATGCTCTGCCAGGAGAGCCCGACACTGGTCTTCAGTATGGAGATGCCCTCGGACAGCCTGGTGATGCGGATGTTGTCCTCTATTGGTCGTATCGACCAGGGGCGCATCAGGAACGGCAAGCTGCAGGAAGAGGATTGGCCCAAGCTATCCAGTGCCGTGCAGAAGATGAAAGGCAAGTCCCTGTATATCGACGATACGCCGGCACTGAGTCCCAGCGAGGTACGCGCCCGTACCAAGCGCACGGTGCGCGATCACATCAACAAATTGATGCGCGAGAACCCCAAGTTAAGCCGCGAAGACGCCGAGGCCAAGAGTATGCCCGCCATGATTATGGTGGACTACCTGCAGCTGATGCAGGTGAAGGGGTCTACTGAGGGCCGCACCCAGGAGATCTCCGAGATCTCCCGCTCTCTCAAGGCGCTGGCGAAAGAATACGAATGCCCGGTGATTGCCCTGTCGCAGCTTAACCGGGGAGTAGAGCAGCGCCCCAACAAACGGCCGATGAACTCGGACCTGCGGGAATCCGGGGCGATCGAGCAGGACGCTGACGTGATCCTGTTTATCTACCGCGATGAATACTACAACGAGGACAGCCCGGATAAAGGCATGGCCGAGTTGATTATCGGCAAGCAGCGTAACGGTGAGATCGGCACCTGCCGCGCAGCCTTTGTGGGCAAATACACTCGCTTCGATAATCTGGCGCCGGAATACTACCAGGGCGAATAAGCCTTTCTGCTAGGTTTGCGGCTGTCGAATATCCGAGCCTAGGGGAGCCACTTCTTGTTATCCGAGCAAAAGATCCGCGCACTGGTGCTGCAACGCCAATTTATCCACAGCTCCTGGACTGGAGGATTGTCGGGGTTGTTGCAACATCTTGGCGCCCTACAGTTGGATGCTATCCAGCGAATTACCCGGGCCCACCACCACCAGCTCTACAATCGCCTGCCCCGTTACAGTGAGTCACACCTGGCTGAAGCTGAAGAGCACCGCGAAATTTTCGAGTACTGGTCCCACGCCGCTGCCTACCTGCCAATGGCCCACTACCCCTATGCGCGGGTGCGTATGGATCGTATCCGCGCCGGTCAGCGCCACTGGTTTGAAAAGAATGCGAAGCTGTGTCGCTATGTTCTCGATCGTGTGCGAGAGGAGGGTGCCCTGCGGGCCAGTGATTTTGTGCGCACCAAGAGTGGATGGTGGGAGTGGTCCGATGAAAAGAAAGCCCTGGAGCAGTTGTTTCATGAAGGTGAGCTGATGGTCAGCCACCGGGAGGGCTTTCAAAAAGTCTTCGATCTCCCGGAGCGGATACTGCCAGCAAGAATCTCGACCAATGCCGCCTCGGAAATTGAGTACGGCAGCCATCTGGTGCGAACTTTTCTGGGGTGCCAGGGGATTGGCCGAGCGGAGGAAATTGCTTACCTGCGGAGGGACGACAAACCCCTTATCCAGCAGGCCGTTAAGCGTATGCTGGCAAGTGGTGAGCTCACCCCGCAGGGAAAAGAGCTGATGCTCACCGGGCACCTGGACTGGGAGCCAGTACGACCATCGCGCAAAGTGCGCCTGTTATCCCCGTTTGACCCAGTGATATTGCAGCGCAAACGCCTGCGCCGGCTGTTTGATTTTGAATATCAATTGGAGTGCTATGTACCGGCGGCCAAGCGCCGCTATGGCTATTTTTGCCTGCCGATTTTATACGGCGATCAATTCGTGGGGCAGGTGGACTTGAAGGCAGACCGGGATGCGGGTGTATTGCGGGTAGAGGCCTTGCACTGGAATAAGAAACCCGGCGTCTCGCTGGAGGCGAGTTACCACCGGGCTCTGGGGCAGTTTGCCCGCTTTCACGGGCTGGAAAGCGAAGCCGCGCTTACAGCTTGACGACTACGTAGACCTCCTGGCCATCGCGCTGGGTAGGCATAAAGTAATTGCCGCCATAGCGGTAGTACTGGATGCCGTTGATAATTTCAGCGGCATAGCCATTGGGTAGGGTTTCCACCACTTGTCCGGGCTGGAAGCCCTGCGGGCCAGGGTCCGGGGTTGCAGGCACAGTAGCGGGAGCTGCTGCCGTTGCAACAGGAACGGCGACAGCCGGCGCAGGCGCTGGAACAACGGCTACGGGTGCTGGAGCTACAGCCACTGCAGGTGGTGCTACTACGACATAAGTTCGGGTAGCCGGGTGCCACTGATAGTAGGCATCGGCGTACTGGTAATAAGTAATTCCGCCTACATGGACTCTGACAGCACTAGTTGGCAGGGTGACTACCGAGGCTCCCAGAGGGGCGGCGACAACGACGTAACCACGGGGACCGTGGCGGTAGAAGTGTCCGCCATGGTAGTAAAAGGGACGTCCGCCAACTGCGACACGCACATGGCCAACGGGTAGTACGGGCGCAACAAATCCGATCGAAACACGTGGTCCGCGATAAACACCGCCACGGTGGTGGTGGCGATGATCTCCCCCGCGCTCATAACCGCGCGCATCGGCCGGTGGGCTAAAGGCAAAAGCGGCCAGCGCCAGGAACGCACTGGCGCCAATTACGACATTCAGTTTATTCACAGTCTCTCCAGCGAAGTGATTACTCACATTTGACATACTAACCCTTATCCTGACATTAAAGACAGGTTAATTGGTTAAGAATTGTCAAAGTACCGGAGGCTGGATCAGTGGTCAGCGGTTGCGCTGGATGATTCCCATCAGCTTGTACATCAGCTGTGCGGCGGCAAAGTCATAGGCGTGAAAGCCCTCGATCGGCGCAAATTCCAGCAGATCGAAGCCGATAATCTCTCTTTGTCGCGCAACGGATTCGAACAAGTTGAGGGTCTGGTACCAGCCGAGACCACCGGGTACCGGGGTGCCGGTGGAAGGGAAGACCGATGGGTCCATACCGTCCACATCCAATGTAAAGAAGACTTTCTTGGGGAAATTCTCCGGTAACTGGAATTCCTGCACATTGTTGGGCACCAGTTGGTGGGCATCCAGATAGCCCACGTTGTGGTCCTTGCGGGCTTGAACTTCCTCTTCGCAATAGGCGCGGATACCCAGCTGAAATAGGGGAACACCGGCTTCTACCACTAGACGCATCACGCTGGCGTGGCTGTGTTTGTGGCCCTCATAGCGATCGCGAAGGTCGGCGTGGGCATCGATCTGCACCACGCCAAAATCGGTTTCACCGGCGTCCAGTAGCCCTTTGATAATACCCCAGGTCACCGAATGCTCACCGCCGATACCCACCGGCATCTTGCCAAGCGCCAACACTTCTTTGGTGGCTGCGGCGATATTCTCCATCACCTGTTCTGCAGGGCCGGAAACCGAGACCGGCGAGCGGGTGTAGATGCCCAGGTCACAGGGGTTGGAGAAGTTGTCAAAAGTTTCCAGTTGCCAGGATGCTTCCAGGATGGAGGCCGGGCCCTTGCCGGTGCCGCCACCGTAGGAGACGGTTTCCTCATAGGGGATGGGGATAATGTGAAAGAGGGCGTCTTCCGGCTTCGGCTGCTCGATTTCGGAGCCGAGAAAAATGGGGTATTCGTTTTCTGACAACATCTACTGGTCCTCTGGCGGAGGCAATAACTCATTGCCTGCCGCATCTATCTCTATCGGCACTTTTTAGGAGAGGCGCTCCTTAAAATCTTCGTAGCCGAAAGTTTTGATCATCTTCAGGTCGTCGGTATCCGAATTCCACAGGGCGATAGCCGGTAGGGGGATACCGTTAAAAGTATTGGTTTTCACCATGGTGTAGTAGGCCATTTCCTCGAACACCAGTCGCTCGCCAATCCGCAGTGGTTGACTGAAACTGTATTCGCCGATGCTGTCGCCGGCCAGGCAACTCTGTCCGCCCAGGCGATAGGTGTGGGGTAAGTCACCGGGGCGAGCGGCACCGGTAATTTCCGGTCGGTAGGGCATTTCCAGCACATCGGGCATATGGCAGGTGGCAGAGGCGTCGAGGATGGCTTGGTTTTCACCATTCCAGGCGATATCCACTACTTCAGCCACAAGGACTCCTGCGAACAGGGAGATGGCCTCACCGGGTTCCAGGTAGACCTGTACATTGTGCTTGTCGGAAAAGCTGCGCACCGCTTCGACCAGCTCATCCACCTGGTAATCCCGGCGAGTAATATGGTGGCCGCCGCCGAAATTAATCCACTCCATTTGTGGTATCAGATCGCCAAACTTCTCCTCCACGGCAGCGATTGTGCGCTGCAGAGGTTTGAAATCCTGTTCACATAACGTGTGGAAGTGCAGGCCACTGATGCCTTCGAGGGACTCTCCTTCAAACAGCGAGCGCACGATGCCCAGGCGCGAACAAGGGGCGCAGGGGTCGTAGAGATCGGTGTGGCCCTCGGAGTGCTCGGGGTTGATACGCAGGCCAAAACGCAGCTCTGGCCGCTGCTGTTGCATATCCAGGCACAACTCCCGAAAACTCTTCCACTGGGAGAAGGAATTGAAAATTACATGGTGGGCAAATTGCAGTATTTCCCGTAGTTCCTCATCCTTGTAAGCGGCACTGAAGACATGAACTTCCTTGCCTTTGTCGCGACCGCCGTACTCTTCGAACCCCAGTTTGGCTTCGTGCAGGCCACTGGCACAGGTCCCGGATAGATATTCAGCCACGATGGGCCCGGTGCTGAACATGGAAAAGGCCTTGAGCGCTGCCAGTACCTTGGCACCGCTGCGTTCCTGTACATCGGCGAGCAGTGCCAAATTATTGCGCAGGGCAATTTCATCGATCACAAAACAGGGAGAGGGAACGCGGTAGGGATCGAAGCTGCCGAAATAGTCAACGGGGGGAGTGAGGTCCATGGTGCGTTATATCCTGGTGCGGCGGGGCGGGCACTGGAGTCCGCCCCGCTAGGTCGGGAAAGAAGCGATTTACTGGAAGGGCTTATCCAACCAGGTTTCCTGCCAGGGCAGGCCGTACTTGTTCAGGTCATCCATAAAGGGATCCGGGTCCATCTGCTCCATATTCCACACGCCGGGCTTCATCCACTTGCCTTCCAGCATCATCTTGGCACCGATCATGGCCGGTACGCCGGTGGTGTAGGAGATCGCCTGGGATTGAACTTCCTGGTAGCAGTCCTGGTGGTCACAGGTGTTGTAGACGTAGTAGATCTTCTCTTCGCCGTCTTTGCTGCCGCGAATAATGTTGCCGATGCAGGTCTTGCCCTTGGTCAAGGGGCCGAGGCTGGCGGGATCTGGCAGCAGCTCCTTAAGGAACTGGATAGGTACAATTTGCTGGCCCTGGAATTCCACTGGCTCAATACCGGTCATGCCGACGTTTTGCAGGACTTCCAGGTGCTTCAGGTAGCTCTCGCCAAAGGTCATCCAGAAGCGCGCGCGCTCGATTTCCGGGAAGTGCTTGGACAGGGACTCCAGCTCTTCGTGGTAGAGCAGGTAGATATCCTTGTCGCCAATGCCTTCGGGGAAGTTGAAGACGCGCTTTTCTTCCATCGGCTTGGTGGTTACCCACTGGCCGTTTTCCCAGTAGCGGCCGTTGGCGGTGATCTCGCGGATATTAATTTCCGGGTTGAAGTTGGTGGCGAACGGCAGGCCGTGGTCACCGGCATTGCAGTCGAGGATATCCAGGGTGTGGATACGATCGAAGTGGTGCTTCTTGGCGTAGGCGGTAAATACGCTGGTGACGCCGGGATCGAAGCCGCTGCCCAGCAGTGCCATCAGGCCGGCCTTCTCGAATTTTTCCTGGTAGGCCCACTGCCACTTGTACTCGAACTTGGCCTCTTCCGGCGGCTCGTAGTTGGCGGTGTCCAGGTAGTGCACGCCGGTTTCCAGACAGGCATCCATAATGTGCAGGTCCTGGTAGGGCAGGGCCACGTTGATAACCATGTCCGGCTTCACTTTCTCGATAAGCTTAACCAGCTCCGGCACATTGTCCGCGTCGACTTCAGCGGTGTCGATTTTGCGCGGCAGCATAGCGGCAATCTTGTCGCACTTGCTTTTGGTGCGGCTCGCCAGGGTGATATTTTCAAATACTTCAGGAACTCGTGCGCACTTGTGCGCAACCACCTGGCCGACACCGCCGGCGCCGATGATCAGTACGTTGGCCATAAAGATCTCCTTAATCTGCGGCTTTTGCGGCCGCTATCTTTGCAAAGGCGTTGGCGCCTTATTATTCACTTTTCGAAATAGGTGTAACCGCTCATGCTGGCGGTATAGGTTTGCAGAATCTGCTTGCGCTGGGCGGCAGTAATCAGCCCCTGTTTGACGGCGCGCTCCGCCAGGCGACGGAAGCGCTCGAACAGCGCTTTGGGCTGATATTCTACGTAACTCAGTACATCGGAAATACTGTCGCCGTGAATTTCGTGGCTGAAGTCGATACTGCCGTCTTCCTGGATGCGCACGCTCACCACATTGGTGTCCCCGAACAGGTTGTGCAGGTCGCCGAGGGTCTCCTGGTAGGCGCCGATCAGGAAGGTGCCGAGAATATAGTCCTCGCCGTCTTTGAGTTCGTGCAAGGGCAGGGTTTTCTGCTCTTTTTCCCGGCCTATAAAGCGGTCGATCTTGCCGTCACAGTCGCAGGTGATGTCGGCGATGATGGCGGAGCGGGTCGGCGCCTCGTCCAGGCGGTGGATCGGCAATAGCGGGAACACCTGATCGATAGCCCATATATCCGGCACCGATTGGAATACGCTCACATTGGCGTAGTAGATATCCGACAGCACTTCCGGCAGCGCCTGCAGGTCTGCGGGGATTTCCTCGGCTTCATCGAGCAGTTTGCGAATATCCTGGGCGCCCTGCAGGAACAGGTTTTCCGCATTGGCGCGCTCGCGCAGGCTCACCTGGCCGTGCAGGTACAGGGAGCGCACCTCGTCGCGATAGTAGAGCGCGTCGTTGTAGCTCTCTTGCAGGTTTTTGGGGGTGATACTGCGCACTGCGTCCTGCAGGTTGAGCAGCATCTGGTGGTCGCCTTCGCTGATCTTGGTGTGCTCCAGTTCCACCGGCTCGAAACGGGTAGTGTCGAGAATATCGAATAGCAGTACAGAGGAGTAGGCTACAGTGGCGCGGCCGGATTCGGTGATAATCACCGGATGTTCGACTCCCTCGCTATCGAGGGTGCCCATAATGGCTTCCACTACATCGACACAGTACTCGTCCAGGGAGTAATTCTTTGAGTGGGTGTAATTGGTCTTGCTGCCATCGTAATCCACCGCCAGGCCACCGCCCAGATCCAGGTAGCCCATGGGTGCGCCTTCTTCCACCAGATCGGCGTAGTAGCGGCAGGCTTCCAAAACTCCGGTGCGGATGTCGCGGATATTCGGTACCTGCGAGCCCAGGTGATAGTGCAACAACTTGAGACAGTCGAGCATATCGTGGTTGCGCAGTTGATCGACCATGGCGATCAGGTCGTTACTGCCCAGACCGAAAATACTGCGGTCGCCACTGGTCGCATTCCAGTAGCCGCCCACCTTGGAGGCGAGTTTTACCCGTGCGCCGATATTTGGGCGCACCTGCTCGCGCTCGGCGCAGCGGATAATGGTCTCCACTTCCGAGGGCGTTTCCACGACGAAGAAAACCTGTACGCCCAGGCGTTGGGCCTGCAGTCCGAGGTTAATAAATTCCTCGTCCTTATAGCCGTTGCAAACGATCAGGGATTCGGTGTTATCCAGAATGGACAGGGCAGCGATAAGTTCTGCTTTACTGCCCGCCTCCAGGCCGTGGTTAAAGCGGCGGCCGGCATTGGCAATTTCTTCAATGACCTGACACTGCTGGTTCACCTTAATGGGGAACACGCCGCGAAAAACATTGCCGTAGCCGCAATCGTCGATAGCGCGAGCAAAGGATTCGTTAATCCGAGCGATCTGCGCTTCGAGTAAATTCTCAATACGCAATAGCAGGGGCATACCCAGGCCGCGCTCGGTGGCGCCTCGGGCAATGTCCATCAGCGAAACACTG
This DNA window, taken from Microbulbifer sp. MKSA007, encodes the following:
- the speB gene encoding agmatinase codes for the protein MLSENEYPIFLGSEIEQPKPEDALFHIIPIPYEETVSYGGGTGKGPASILEASWQLETFDNFSNPCDLGIYTRSPVSVSGPAEQVMENIAAATKEVLALGKMPVGIGGEHSVTWGIIKGLLDAGETDFGVVQIDAHADLRDRYEGHKHSHASVMRLVVEAGVPLFQLGIRAYCEEEVQARKDHNVGYLDAHQLVPNNVQEFQLPENFPKKVFFTLDVDGMDPSVFPSTGTPVPGGLGWYQTLNLFESVARQREIIGFDLLEFAPIEGFHAYDFAAAQLMYKLMGIIQRNR
- the speA gene encoding biosynthetic arginine decarboxylase; this translates as MKKQQVKDWTCEDSAELYGIRNWGAGYFDLNENGEVSLQVDGPNGVTHSVSLMDIARGATERGLGMPLLLRIENLLEAQIARINESFARAIDDCGYGNVFRGVFPIKVNQQCQVIEEIANAGRRFNHGLEAGSKAELIAALSILDNTESLIVCNGYKDEEFINLGLQAQRLGVQVFFVVETPSEVETIIRCAEREQVRPNIGARVKLASKVGGYWNATSGDRSIFGLGSNDLIAMVDQLRNHDMLDCLKLLHYHLGSQVPNIRDIRTGVLEACRYYADLVEEGAPMGYLDLGGGLAVDYDGSKTNYTHSKNYSLDEYCVDVVEAIMGTLDSEGVEHPVIITESGRATVAYSSVLLFDILDTTRFEPVELEHTKISEGDHQMLLNLQDAVRSITPKNLQESYNDALYYRDEVRSLYLHGQVSLRERANAENLFLQGAQDIRKLLDEAEEIPADLQALPEVLSDIYYANVSVFQSVPDIWAIDQVFPLLPIHRLDEAPTRSAIIADITCDCDGKIDRFIGREKEQKTLPLHELKDGEDYILGTFLIGAYQETLGDLHNLFGDTNVVSVRIQEDGSIDFSHEIHGDSISDVLSYVEYQPKALFERFRRLAERAVKQGLITAAQRKQILQTYTASMSGYTYFEK
- a CDS encoding crosslink repair DNA glycosylase YcaQ family protein, yielding MLSEQKIRALVLQRQFIHSSWTGGLSGLLQHLGALQLDAIQRITRAHHHQLYNRLPRYSESHLAEAEEHREIFEYWSHAAAYLPMAHYPYARVRMDRIRAGQRHWFEKNAKLCRYVLDRVREEGALRASDFVRTKSGWWEWSDEKKALEQLFHEGELMVSHREGFQKVFDLPERILPARISTNAASEIEYGSHLVRTFLGCQGIGRAEEIAYLRRDDKPLIQQAVKRMLASGELTPQGKELMLTGHLDWEPVRPSRKVRLLSPFDPVILQRKRLRRLFDFEYQLECYVPAAKRRYGYFCLPILYGDQFVGQVDLKADRDAGVLRVEALHWNKKPGVSLEASYHRALGQFARFHGLESEAALTA
- the dnaB gene encoding replicative DNA helicase, with translation MIDENAAPEEEIHSEESSPLPHSVEAEQSVLGGLMLDPGRIDAVAEQLSEEDFFSASHRKIFAVMGELSNGEQPLDIVTLAEGLASRDLLGEVGGPAYLAELAENTPSAANIVAYAKIVRERSMLRQLIAAAGEISRTSFNPGGLASADLLQMAERRVAEIAEGRAKEGGFVGVDTLLKKTVERIDELFKTEGDITGISTGLTELDQRTSGWQPGELVILAARPSMGKTALALNFIESAMLCQESPTLVFSMEMPSDSLVMRMLSSIGRIDQGRIRNGKLQEEDWPKLSSAVQKMKGKSLYIDDTPALSPSEVRARTKRTVRDHINKLMRENPKLSREDAEAKSMPAMIMVDYLQLMQVKGSTEGRTQEISEISRSLKALAKEYECPVIALSQLNRGVEQRPNKRPMNSDLRESGAIEQDADVILFIYRDEYYNEDSPDKGMAELIIGKQRNGEIGTCRAAFVGKYTRFDNLAPEYYQGE
- the rpsR gene encoding 30S ribosomal protein S18, which codes for MARFFRRRKFCRFTAEGVKRIDYKDLDTLKAYISETGKIVPSRITGTKAKYQRQLASAVKRARYLALLPYTDSHEA
- the nspC gene encoding carboxynorspermidine decarboxylase, giving the protein MDLTPPVDYFGSFDPYRVPSPCFVIDEIALRNNLALLADVQERSGAKVLAALKAFSMFSTGPIVAEYLSGTCASGLHEAKLGFEEYGGRDKGKEVHVFSAAYKDEELREILQFAHHVIFNSFSQWKSFRELCLDMQQQRPELRFGLRINPEHSEGHTDLYDPCAPCSRLGIVRSLFEGESLEGISGLHFHTLCEQDFKPLQRTIAAVEEKFGDLIPQMEWINFGGGHHITRRDYQVDELVEAVRSFSDKHNVQVYLEPGEAISLFAGVLVAEVVDIAWNGENQAILDASATCHMPDVLEMPYRPEITGAARPGDLPHTYRLGGQSCLAGDSIGEYSFSQPLRIGERLVFEEMAYYTMVKTNTFNGIPLPAIALWNSDTDDLKMIKTFGYEDFKERLS
- the rplI gene encoding 50S ribosomal protein L9, with product MEVILLDKVGKLGNVGDRVDVKAGFGRNFLLPTGKAIAATAANIAEFEAKRAELEAAAAAKLAEAESRATKLADLVVTIAANAGDEGKLFGSIGTRDIAEAISAGGVEVAKAEVKLPEGALREVGEYDVDVQLHSDVIAAVKVVIEAE
- a CDS encoding DUF6515 family protein, with amino-acid sequence MNKLNVVIGASAFLALAAFAFSPPADARGYERGGDHRHHHRGGVYRGPRVSIGFVAPVLPVGHVRVAVGGRPFYYHGGHFYRHGPRGYVVVAAPLGASVVTLPTSAVRVHVGGITYYQYADAYYQWHPATRTYVVVAPPAVAVAPAPVAVVPAPAPAVAVPVATAAAPATVPATPDPGPQGFQPGQVVETLPNGYAAEIINGIQYYRYGGNYFMPTQRDGQEVYVVVKL
- a CDS encoding saccharopine dehydrogenase family protein, translating into MANVLIIGAGGVGQVVAHKCARVPEVFENITLASRTKSKCDKIAAMLPRKIDTAEVDADNVPELVKLIEKVKPDMVINVALPYQDLHIMDACLETGVHYLDTANYEPPEEAKFEYKWQWAYQEKFEKAGLMALLGSGFDPGVTSVFTAYAKKHHFDRIHTLDILDCNAGDHGLPFATNFNPEINIREITANGRYWENGQWVTTKPMEEKRVFNFPEGIGDKDIYLLYHEELESLSKHFPEIERARFWMTFGESYLKHLEVLQNVGMTGIEPVEFQGQQIVPIQFLKELLPDPASLGPLTKGKTCIGNIIRGSKDGEEKIYYVYNTCDHQDCYQEVQSQAISYTTGVPAMIGAKMMLEGKWMKPGVWNMEQMDPDPFMDDLNKYGLPWQETWLDKPFQ